Proteins encoded by one window of Vicinamibacteria bacterium:
- a CDS encoding LytTR family DNA-binding domain-containing protein — protein MLRVIIVDDEELARRGIRARLQASKDVDVVAECGSGRRAVEVIRRTRPDLVFLDVQMPGMDGFGVLDALGGPSLPRVIFVTAHDQHAIRAFEVNALDYLLKPIDDERFDMALARARESIRARRDGDLGRRLAAAVRDVDASKEPASPRAYAERFVVRLAGRVVFVRSAEIDWVEAAGDYVTLHVGKKPWLLRETMAAMAAKLPPEKFARIHRSAIVNVERIVELRPYDNGEYFVRLTDGIELKLSRTYRNALHRLVDGGL, from the coding sequence ATGCTGCGTGTCATCATCGTCGACGACGAGGAGTTGGCCCGACGCGGGATAAGGGCACGCCTCCAGGCTTCGAAGGACGTCGACGTCGTGGCCGAGTGCGGATCGGGTCGCAGGGCGGTAGAGGTCATCCGTCGCACCCGCCCCGATCTGGTCTTCCTCGACGTGCAGATGCCGGGCATGGACGGCTTCGGAGTCCTCGACGCCCTCGGCGGACCGTCCCTCCCCAGGGTGATCTTCGTCACCGCCCATGACCAGCACGCGATCCGAGCTTTCGAAGTCAACGCCCTGGACTACCTCCTGAAGCCCATAGACGACGAGCGTTTCGATATGGCCCTGGCGCGGGCCCGAGAGTCGATTCGTGCCCGCCGCGATGGCGACCTGGGTCGGCGTCTAGCGGCAGCGGTTCGTGACGTAGACGCCTCCAAGGAGCCCGCCTCACCGCGCGCCTATGCTGAGCGCTTCGTCGTGCGCCTGGCGGGCCGGGTAGTCTTTGTGAGGAGCGCCGAGATCGACTGGGTGGAGGCGGCCGGCGATTATGTCACCCTGCACGTGGGCAAGAAGCCCTGGCTTCTCCGGGAAACGATGGCCGCCATGGCCGCAAAGCTGCCGCCCGAGAAGTTCGCCCGCATCCACCGTTCCGCGATCGTCAACGTCGAACGCATCGTCGAGCTGCGCCCCTACGACAACGGCGAATACTTCGTGCGGCTCACGGACGGAATCGAACTGAAGCTCAGCCGCACCTACCGTAACGCTCTCCACCGGCTGGTCGACGGCGGCCTCTAA